From a single Candidatus Thorarchaeota archaeon genomic region:
- a CDS encoding Lrp/AsnC ligand binding domain-containing protein, giving the protein MSSRNQRPVSKRPSKYIFYSLALGAGVFKTISVAFDIVAINTVSIDAITFGFMSQWISFFVTFAIVAFLSIRRKINGISRPLGYSLDPDFGRLGLLPRKPLIYVILSGLFAGISTTSYYIMIGAADASAVLPFGQLVIIYLLVGDLFADKDTPTMVEIQCVLSILLGVLLVGVTPGGFDVWMLLLVLGPLNISSALFTYFQRQAKRYEVAPGLRVDTLNMRVWSLFFLNLIFSIYAMFVMPADAIVVMTTTMSPLFWAMAGSSITTFLSLVLYVRALARGTMAIVNSLSSISVVLGIPLTLIGNLFMPGAFGTISSDVFLWTLRIFGVILVMIGVVALEASDVRSIVLIKVCPLTGDLLPDLFDIKGVESASALAGKYDYLLTIKSRSLSKTRKLILKRVQQIAGVREIETLVVLRDYR; this is encoded by the coding sequence ATGAGTAGTCGAAATCAGAGGCCCGTCAGCAAGCGTCCGAGCAAGTACATCTTCTATAGTCTGGCTCTAGGCGCTGGAGTCTTTAAGACGATTTCTGTGGCCTTCGATATTGTTGCTATCAATACGGTCTCTATTGATGCTATCACTTTTGGATTCATGTCCCAATGGATCTCCTTTTTTGTCACCTTTGCTATTGTTGCCTTTCTCAGCATTCGCCGCAAAATAAATGGTATTTCCCGCCCTCTTGGGTACTCTCTGGATCCCGACTTTGGCCGACTTGGCCTGCTTCCACGAAAGCCTCTCATCTATGTGATCCTCTCAGGTCTCTTTGCAGGGATTTCTACCACCTCGTATTACATTATGATTGGTGCCGCAGATGCCTCCGCAGTTCTCCCATTTGGTCAGCTTGTGATCATCTATCTTCTTGTGGGCGACCTCTTTGCAGACAAGGACACCCCGACAATGGTGGAGATCCAGTGTGTTCTCTCAATACTGTTGGGCGTGCTTCTTGTGGGTGTGACCCCCGGCGGTTTCGATGTCTGGATGCTGCTGCTTGTTCTTGGGCCACTCAATATCTCATCTGCTCTATTCACTTACTTTCAACGCCAGGCAAAACGCTACGAAGTCGCTCCTGGGCTACGGGTTGATACGCTCAATATGCGAGTCTGGTCCCTTTTCTTTCTCAATCTCATCTTTTCGATCTATGCCATGTTTGTGATGCCTGCTGATGCCATTGTTGTGATGACGACTACTATGTCGCCCCTCTTCTGGGCAATGGCCGGCTCATCGATTACAACCTTCTTGTCACTGGTCCTCTATGTTCGCGCTCTTGCACGTGGGACCATGGCCATTGTCAACTCACTCTCATCGATCTCGGTCGTCCTTGGAATCCCTCTCACGCTCATCGGTAACCTGTTTATGCCCGGTGCTTTTGGAACAATCTCAAGTGATGTCTTTCTGTGGACACTTCGGATCTTTGGGGTCATCCTTGTGATGATCGGTGTTGTTGCACTGGAAGCCTCCGATGTGCGGTCTATTGTTCTCATCAAAGTCTGTCCGCTGACAGGCGATCTCCTTCCCGACCTCTTCGACATCAAGGGTGTCGAGTCGGCCTCTGCTCTGGCCGGAAAATATGATTATCTTCTCACTATTAAGAGCCGTTCTCTCTCGAAGACGCGAAAGCTGATTCTAAAAAGGGTGCAGCAAATAGCCGGAGTCAGAGAGATCGAGACTCTTGTCGTGTTACGTGATTACAGGTGA
- a CDS encoding ABC transporter ATP-binding protein codes for MDDQVITSQLTKTFGNITAVDHIDLRVPEGSIFGLLGPNGAGKSTTIRLLCTLLRPVEGSAIVAGYDILEAPVEVRQVTGVLPEEGSHTLYQRLSVYDNLDYFAKLYGVPDEEIPSRIEELLTFMGLWDRKDDLAGKLSTGNRQKLALCRAMLHRPKIILLDEPTASLDPIAAKRVRELILSLAQKYSQTFFINSHNLAEVQRICDRIAIIDEGKILVSGKTNELRERFQTHQTFKIRVASDLDKAVSLVENAPFTDDVVLEADTISAKITNPYANNSVLMRTLLDNGIQIIEFAEEEASLEDLYLSIIKEGEK; via the coding sequence TTGGATGACCAAGTAATAACATCACAACTAACAAAGACTTTTGGAAATATTACAGCTGTTGACCATATTGATCTTCGAGTTCCTGAAGGCTCGATATTTGGTCTACTTGGCCCTAACGGGGCCGGAAAGAGCACTACTATCCGACTTCTCTGTACGCTACTACGGCCTGTTGAGGGAAGTGCTATAGTGGCCGGTTATGATATTCTTGAGGCGCCAGTAGAAGTCCGTCAGGTGACTGGGGTCTTGCCTGAAGAGGGGTCTCATACCCTCTATCAACGATTGTCCGTCTATGACAATCTTGACTATTTTGCAAAGCTCTATGGTGTTCCCGATGAGGAGATCCCCTCACGTATTGAAGAATTGCTCACGTTCATGGGACTATGGGATCGAAAAGACGATTTGGCTGGCAAGCTCAGTACTGGTAACCGACAAAAGTTGGCTCTGTGCCGTGCAATGCTTCATCGACCAAAGATTATTCTCTTGGATGAACCCACCGCATCTCTTGATCCAATTGCGGCCAAACGGGTTCGAGAACTGATCCTGAGTCTTGCTCAGAAATATAGTCAGACCTTTTTCATTAACAGTCATAATTTAGCCGAGGTCCAACGTATCTGTGACAGAATTGCCATTATTGACGAAGGCAAGATCTTGGTGAGCGGGAAGACCAATGAATTAAGAGAACGCTTCCAGACCCATCAGACCTTCAAGATCCGTGTCGCGAGTGATCTGGATAAGGCTGTATCACTTGTAGAGAATGCTCCGTTCACAGATGATGTGGTCCTTGAGGCGGATACGATCTCTGCCAAGATTACCAATCCTTATGCAAACAATTCTGTTCTTATGAGAACGCTATTGGACAACGGAATACAGATCATCGAATTTGCAGAGGAGGAGGCATCTCTTGAAGACCTCTATCTCTCGATCATAAAGGAGGGTGAGAAATAA
- a CDS encoding Lrp/AsnC ligand binding domain-containing protein: MSDLVQAYVLMDLEIGRTDEVLEELQKIDEATVIAVTTGAFDIIVRLQVPNLEALYDITIHRIHTIPGIKETSTAVVEKMYSV; this comes from the coding sequence ATGAGCGATCTTGTACAAGCGTATGTGCTAATGGATCTGGAAATCGGTAGGACTGATGAGGTCCTTGAGGAGCTTCAAAAGATAGACGAGGCCACGGTGATCGCTGTGACTACTGGGGCCTTTGATATCATCGTTCGGCTTCAGGTGCCTAATCTTGAGGCGTTGTATGATATCACAATCCATCGTATCCATACCATTCCCGGGATTAAAGAGACCAGCACAGCAGTCGTTGAAAAGATGTATTCGGTCTAA
- a CDS encoding RimK family alpha-L-glutamate ligase, which produces MSGRTISTIGLYSSDPWSPRCDQLAQAFQKVGVKATHILPWKVKRIGTTGTHEITHDDHDLTSLDALLVLDLGGNDIGTFFNRVGVLSALQELGVEIINPVNSILQMRNKAECMRKLVTAGLPVPITLITESIEDAAEFVHEHFPCVLKPITGFGGTGVQLIHRDFDREHLLDFLKFHSQLFGKGAFLLQEYISNHGFDIRALVVDNEVVATMQRVSPGGLVTNIHAGGTPRRNDVDVTDIAIQAAKSVRGRLVGVDIIPDASGDLWVLEVNATPGWAGLQAVTDFDLALRIATSLSIIH; this is translated from the coding sequence TTGTCAGGCCGTACAATCTCAACAATTGGCCTTTATTCATCTGATCCGTGGTCTCCGCGCTGTGATCAATTGGCACAGGCCTTTCAGAAGGTAGGTGTCAAAGCCACGCACATACTTCCATGGAAGGTGAAACGTATTGGCACCACTGGAACGCACGAGATCACACATGATGACCACGACCTCACCTCACTTGATGCACTGCTTGTGTTAGATCTTGGGGGCAATGATATTGGCACTTTCTTTAATCGGGTCGGTGTACTAAGCGCACTTCAGGAGCTGGGGGTAGAGATAATCAATCCTGTGAACTCGATATTGCAGATGCGTAACAAGGCCGAGTGTATGAGAAAATTAGTGACTGCTGGTCTTCCTGTCCCTATAACATTGATCACCGAGTCTATTGAGGACGCTGCTGAGTTTGTCCATGAGCATTTTCCCTGCGTCCTCAAGCCAATCACTGGTTTCGGTGGAACTGGTGTCCAACTGATCCATCGCGATTTTGATCGTGAGCATCTGCTTGATTTCCTCAAGTTCCACAGTCAGCTCTTCGGGAAAGGGGCCTTTTTGTTACAGGAGTATATCTCCAATCATGGTTTTGATATCCGTGCACTCGTTGTTGATAACGAGGTTGTTGCAACGATGCAGCGTGTGAGTCCCGGAGGGCTGGTCACGAATATTCATGCGGGAGGTACTCCACGACGAAATGATGTTGATGTCACGGATATTGCCATTCAGGCCGCGAAGTCCGTACGTGGTCGTCTTGTCGGTGTTGACATCATTCCTGATGCCAGTGGCGATCTATGGGTACTGGAAGTCAATGCAACTCCGGGCTGGGCCGGACTTCAAGCAGTCACTGACTTTGATCTCGCTCTTCGAATCGCGACAAGTCTGAGCATCATACATTGA